In Moraxella nasovis, the sequence CTGCTTCGCTGCATTAATTTGCTTGAAAAACCCAGTCGTGGCAGAATCATCGTAGGCAATGAAGAGCTGATGCTTAAGCCAAAAAACGGTGAACTTGTGGCAGCTAGCCCCAAACAGCTAGAAACCTTACGCTCACAAATTGGTTTTGTCTTTCAAAATTTTAACTTATGGCCGCATAAGAACATTTTACAAAACATCATCGAAGGTCCAACCCAAGTGCTTGGGATTAATAAAGCTGAAGCCATCGAAGATGCTAAGCGATTATTGGACAAAGTAGGTCTGCTAGATAAACAAAATGCTTATCCTGATAATCTGTCAGGTGGTCAGCGTCAGCGTGTGGCGATTGCCCGCTCGCTTGCCATGCGTCCACAGGTGCTGCTATTTGATGAGCCGACATCTGCTTTAGATCCTGAGCTTGTCAATGAAGTGCTGTCTGTGATGCGTGAACTGGCTGATGAAGGTCGTACCATGCTGATCGTTACTCACGAGATGCGTTTTGCCCGTGAAGTTTCTAATAAAGTCGTTTTCTTACACCAAGGGCGTATCGAAGAAATCGGCACGCCAGAAGAAGTCTTTGACAACCCAAAATCAGAACGTGTGCGTGAATTTATGGCATCACACCGTTAGTTTTTCACCAATAAAAGGAGACTGTTATGTCAACTTTAAAATCTCTTGTTTTAGGTACAGCCGTTTTTGCTGCCACCACATTAACAGCATGCAATAAACCTGCCGAACAGGTCGCTACCACTGACGCCAATAGCGAACAAAAAACCCTTCGTATAGCCACAGAAGCTGCCTACCCTCCGTTTAACGACACCACTGCAGATGGTCAGATTGTCGGCTTTGATGTCGATGTCATCAATGCTGTTTGTGAAGAGATGAAAACAAAGTGTGAGATTGTCGCCCAAGACTGGGACGGGCTAATTCCTGGCTTGTTGGCAAATAAATATGATGCCATCATCGCAGGTATGTCTATCACCGAAGAACGCTTACAACAAGTAGATTTTAGTGACCCTTATTTTTCAAATACCATCGTTTGGCTTGCCAAAAACGACGGCAGCTTTGACCCAAACCACATCACCAATTCTGTGCTAGGCGGACAACGCTCAACCACAGGAGCTGACTACATCACCGAGAAGTATGATGGTAAAGATGGCAACCGTGTGCAACTGTACGACACCTATACCAATGCCTATCTTGACATGAAAGCAGGACGTAACGTTGCTGTTATGGCAGAAAAAGTCTCCGCCGCTGACTGGCTAAAACAAAACTCTGACGGCTTTGGCTTGGTGGGCGAAGAGCTTGACAATGGCGACAATTTAGGTATCGCTGTGCGTAAAGGCGATCCATTAAAAGATGAAATCAATGCTGCTCTTGCTAAGATCAAGCAAAGCGGTAAACTTGCCGAGCTTGAAACGGCTAATTTTAATAAATAACCAGAGAAATTACCATGAAAATTAAACTACTTACCACCGTACTAACCGCTGGCATTTTAACTGCTTGTGGTAGCGATAAATCCAACGAACAGACCACAGCAGCAGCTGATGCTGAACGTGTCGTACATATCGCAACTGAATCAAGCTTTAAGCCGTTTAGCTATCTAGACAACCAAGGCAACCTTGTCGGACTTGAGATCGATCTGGCGAACGCCTTATGCGATGAGATGAAAGTCCAGTGTGAAATTTCATCTCAAGATTGGGACGGACTAATCCCAGGTCTTACTGCCAATAAATTTGATGCCATCATGGCTGGTATGTCTGTAACCAAAGAGCGTGCTGAAGTGGTTGATTTTAGCGATTCATATTTTGATAACAGCATCGTACTTCTTGGCAAAAAAGGCGTGGATATGGATGCCAACCACCTAGAAGGCAAAACCGTTGCCGCTCAGCTTGCTACGGTATCATCTGACTGGGTTGCTGCTAACCAACCAGCCGCCACGCTCAAAACATACGGCCAACAAGAAAATGCGTATCTAGATCTATCAGCAGGTCGTGCAGATGCAATGATGAGTGACATCGTTCCAGCACTAGACTGGCTAACAACCGATGCTGGTAAAGATTTTGAGATCAAAGGTAATGCGATCGACATCGGTGATACCGTCGCTATCGCTTTACGTAAAAACGACCCTTTAAAAGATGAGTTTAACGCCGCACTTGCCACCCTAAAAACAAACGGCAAGTACAATGAAATTGTCAATAAATACTTAGACTTATCAGCGTTAGAAGCTGCTAAAGAACACTAAGCGATAGACAAAAGCCGCACAACTTAGTGCGGCTTTTTATGTCTGCTATTTGGTGAATATTTATCTATCAACCAGATGATAGATGACTGATCTACTTTAGCATAAGCTTTTTGCCCACTTATATACGGCTATACGGCTGTCTGCTTAGCTCTTAAAGAAAATCATAAAGCAAACCTGTATCTAGAACATATAATCCGCCTAAAGGTCGGTTATTTTAAATTCACTCATGGCAATTCCTTAAAATTTCTTAGCATGATAACTCTTTAATCAGCTTAAATCTTGGCACATCTTGACCGTTTATGTTTACCATCTCACAAAACATTGCCAAAGGTCGCACCCACACCCCACGCTCGCCATATAAGGCACGATAGACAACAAGCATCTCTTTTGTCTTGCTGTGGTGGGCAATGTGCAGGACTTGGTACTCTTTACCTTTGTAATGGCGGTAGATGCCTGTTTTTAAATTTGCATTATTCATGATTTTGGGTTTGATAAACTAACTTGCCATTGGTTTCAAGCCATTTTAATAGAAAATTTACATGAGCTATTTCATTTTTACATTTATCTAATTGTCTTTCCACTTCTTGTAAAATTATGGGAACTTCAACAATCCACACCTGTTCAATCTCCAGGTGATTTTTAAAGATACCAAAATAAAAAGCACGATTTCTGGTTACTCTTGAAAGATTGCTTTTTGTTATTCTATCCATTTGAAAACTGCAACCTTTATTTGTTTTTGTATTAACCCTTCTAATGCTAGCTAAATATTCATAAAAATTACCACTTTCATCTTTGGCATCAGGGAGGTCTTTCTGTGGTATAAGCTGGTGACCTAATATCTCAGCCATAATTAATTCTTTTACAATACCTGGTTGCAAAATATTCGAAATTCCATGGGTTTTTTCAGCACAAGACTGTGCCTGCAACAACAAATCTATAATTTCTGATGATTTCATAATGTTTGGTTAATTAATAGAAATCTTTCAACAAAATTTTTCACAGTGATATTTTTAATATCACTATCCAAAACGTTCTTATCCAAAGCAATAGGGTTATTATTGGAATTTTGCAGTATGTAAATGTGATTTTTACCACCCATTTCTTCAAATATCCCCACTATAAAATGATTGCTTGATACTTTATCAAATAAATAAGAATATTCATCATTGTCTGTGTTGCTTTTTTGAAAATAGCAGAAATTAAAAGCAATTAAAAGTGGCTGCATGTATTTTTGAGACTGCTCAAATGTACTATGCCAATGCAAAACTTTTGGCTCATTTAAAATCTCTTGGATTTGACTAGGGTTATTGTTGTAAATAACCCCATAAATTTCTTGACCTGTTTTTAGAGAAATAATTTTCATTATGTATCCTTAATTAACCACACTCACCCGAGCATACGCCTTTTTACCTGCCTGAATTACGACCGTCTGCCCCTGTTCTAAGGCAAATCCTGCGACCACAACTTCGCCATCTACTTTGACCGCCCCACGAGAGAGCATGTCTTTGGCTTGGGCGGAGTTTTTGGCAAGGCTGGCTTGGTTTAAAATTTGCGTGATAAATAATTTGTCCGCTCCATTTAATGACAAAGTAACTTCTGGCAAATCAATGGGTAGCTCGCCGTCCGCCAAGCGGTTACCTGCCGATTTATGGGCATTGTCAGCACTGTCTTTGTCATGAAAGCGTTCAATCAATTCTAGTGCCAATATCCGTTTGAGTTCTTGGGGGTTGCGTCCTTGTGCCATCTCATCTAACAAGTCATTGACTTCATTCATCGGCTTGAAACTTAACAATTCAAAATAACGAGCAATCAGTGTGTCAGGCATGGATAGGATTTTTTGGTACATCACGCCAGCAGGCTCTGCGATGCCGATATAGTTGCCAAGCGATTTGCTCATTTTATTCACGCCATCAAGCCCTTCAAGCAAAGGCATGGTCAAGCACACTTGTGGCTGTTTGCCATAGCGAGATTGGAGCGTGCGTCCCATCAGCACATTAAAGGTCTGGTCCGTGCCGCCAATCTCCACATCGCTGTCCATGGCGATGCTGTCATAGCCTTGCACCAATGGGTACAAAAATTCATGAATGGCAATCGGTGTTTGGCTGTTATAACGTTTTGAAAAATCATCACGTTCTAGCATACGAGAAACGGTCAGCTGACTGGCTAGGGCAATCATATCCCCTGCCGACATTTGCCCAAACCAGTCAGAATTGAACATGATTTTGGTTTTGTCTTTATCTAGGATTTTAAAGACTTGACTGGCATACGTTTGGGCATTGTGCTTGACATCTGCTTCGGACAAGGGCGGACGAGTGGTGTTTTTGCCAGTTGGGTCGCCAATACGAGCGGTATAATCACCAATCAAAAACAGCACTTCATGCCCTAAATCTTGAAAATGACGCAATTTATTCAAAACAACCGTATGCCCCAAATGCAAATCAGGGGCGGTGGGGTCCATGCCTAGCTTAATTCGTAGTGGACGATTTTCTTGTAGTTTTTTGATTAAATCATCTTCTGAATAGATGTCTACCACGCCACGCTTTAGCAGTTTAAGTTGTTCGGTTGGGGAAAGAAAATTACTCATGACTGACCTTAATATTTCATTAACTATCGGTGCATTTTAGCATAATTTTTTAGACAATTTTATGCAAAATCACAAGACTAAAGACAACTACTGCATAAAAACACCTTAACAAACACCCATCATATTGGTACACTTACTGATGATTTTCTTTGCCAACTTTCAAACTTATCTTTATAATGGGCTAAATTTTCATAAAAGAGACAACAATGACAGTCACCAACACCACTTTACCCACATGGTTCACCTCCAATCTTGTCGCAGGCATGCAGCGTGGCATCGAAAAAGAAGGGTTAAGAATGCAGCCAGATGGTCATTCTGCTAAGACATTTCACCCTGCAAGACTTGGCTCAAAGCTAACTCACCCTTTTATCACCACAGATTATTCTGAGAACTTGCTTGAACTTATCACCGAGCCAAAAGATACAATCAAGGACGCCCTTGACATGCTAAGACAGCTACACGTCTTAGTACATCGCAGCCTAGAAAATGACGAGATGATGTGGCCTTTGTCCATGCCGTGCATGCTCTCTGATGATGATGAAGATATCCCATTGGCAAATTATGGTACATCTAACATCGGACGACTAAAAACCCTGTACCGCTCTGGGCTTGGTGTGCGTTATGGACGAAAAATGCAAACTATAGCAGGACTGCATTATAACCTATCTATCGGTGATGATTTATTTAGCGAATGGATGAAAGCAGAAAACCGTACCGATCTTACCGAATTTAAAAATGAAAAATATCTAAGCCTAATTCGTAACTTTAAACGCCTAACCCCCCTTGTGCTATACCTTCTAGGAGCAAGCCCAAGCGTGTGCGGCTGCTTTTTAACAGGTCGCAAGCATGATCTAATACCACTCACCAAAGACAGCTGCACAACTTTTTATAAGCCTTATGCAACAAGCCTACGCATGGGTAAACTTGGCTACACCAACAGCGTCCAAGAAGACCTAGACATTCGTTATAATGAGCTTGGTGAGTACATTAAGGGCTTAAGACGGGCGATTGATACACCATTTGCTGACTTTAGCAAGATTGGCGTAGATGATAAAGATGGTCAGCCAATACAGATTAACGACCATATTTTACAAATTGAAAATGAATTTTATAGCCCCATTCGCCCAAAACAAGTCACCAAATCTGGCGAAACCCCCACCCAAGCCCTTGATAAGCGGGGCATCGCCTATGTGGAATTTCGTGCCATTGACCTAGACCCATACAGCGATATTGGCATCACCACCGAAACGGCATGCTTTTTGGAGATTTTAGCATTGTACTGCTTATTTTCAGAGTCGCCTGAGCTTTTACCTGATGAAGAAAAGCGTCTTGCTGATAATGTCGAGATTGTCGTCAATCATGGACGCAGCCCTGATGCCACTATCTATACCACCACAGGCAATACAAAGCTTAGCACATGGATCGAAGAGCGACTGATACAAATGCAACCAATCGCTGATAAATTTGATGAATATCACGGCGGTAACACCTATCGCACCGCTTTAACACTCATGCAAGGCAAGGCAAATAATGCCAATCTGACCTTATCTGCACAGATTGAGTCTGACAGTCGCAGACTTGGTAGTACATGGAAGCTAGGTCAAGAGCTTGCCAAAAAGCACCAAAACGAGCTGCTTGCTCATGCCATCAGCGTAGAAGACACCCTAAAATTCTATGAGCTTGCGGTGCAGTCGTTCGCCGAACAGCAACGCCTTGAGCGAGAAGAAACACAAAGTTTTGATGAATTTTTTCGGCAATACCGCTGATTAAGGTATGACTGCCATGCCAAAAAAGCTAACATTTCAAACGCTGTGTGCCTGCTTATTTATAATGAGTGTTGTGGCGACATTGGTAGCAATTTTTTATTTTCAAAAGCATTTGGGGCTTGATCCTTGCCCTTTATGTATTTTTCAGCGGATTGGCGTGTGGATCATGGGGGCTTTTGCCTTTATTGGTATGCTTATCAATCCCAAAAAAGTGTGGGCAAAACTGTCTGTCTGGCTTGGTATGATGATAGGCGTGCTTTGGGGCATAGGCGTGGCAGCTCGTCATGTGTGGCTACAGCACCTGCCTGCCGACCAAGTGCCTGCGTGTGGGCCTGGGCTTAATTATTGGGTAGAGACACTGCCAATACTGCAAGTGTTTGAACAAGTACTTAAAGGCTCTGGTGAATGTGCGGTGATTGATTGGCAGTTGCTTGGGATAAGCATTCCTGAGATGACTTTGGCGATGTTTGGAGTATTTGGGGTGGTACTAATCATGGGATTAAAAGTGCTTAAGCGATAAAAATAAAAGCCACTTACTACTTTAAGAAAGCGGCAGCCTTGAGTAGCTATGAGAGCCTTTTGGTATTTATACCTTTGGCAATGGACAAAACAGCACTTATGCTTTACAATTTTAACCAATAAATATGGGTACAATCAGTCAAGGAAAAACCATGAGCCAACATCACCAATTACAAATGTCTGTTCTAATGACACCTGAATATGCAAACTTTACAGGCAATGTTCATGGTGGCGATATTTTAAAATTGCTCGATCAAGTCGCCTATGCCTGTGCCAGTCGTTATAGCGGTAAATACGTCGTTACCTTATCAGTGGATAAAGTGGTATTTTGCCAGCCAATTCACGTCGGTGAGCTGGTTACTTTCTCAGCAAGTGTCAATTACACAGGGCGAATTTCTATGGAAGTAGGCGTGCGTGTAGAATCTCAAAATATCCAAACAGGCAAGATTCGTCACACCAACAGCTGTTATTTCACGATGGTAGCAGTAGATGAAAAAGGTTGTTCCACGCCTGTGCCGGCACTTAAGCTTATCACCGATGAACAAAAAAAACGCCATCAAGACGCTCTCAAACGCAAAGAAATTCGCTTACAAGACACTAGCGGAACTTGTAAAAACTAACTACTCTAATAGCAACCACATATAAGCCAGTAGATTTATGTCAAGCACCGTGTAATGCGGTGTTTTTTGATGTTTATTGTCATACCACCTTTTTAAATAAATATCTCTCATAAAGCAAACATAGCCCAGTTTTTTTTATGATAAAGCGATGATTAAGCTTGTCTTTGATGTATCGCTAGGACGCTGTTTTGGGTGATTGCCAATTTGTGCTATCGCTTTAAGTACACGCATTAAAGCATAAATGATGCGTAAGATGATTTAATCAGCAGATGCATGAGCGGTTTGATACATTGGGCGATTTATTCATTTTATCAAAATAACCTGCTTGACACCGCTTTTAAAAAACCAACCACACAAACCACGCCCCCACCACCAACGCAAGACAGCTTGATAATCGCAGTCTTTTTTTGTGCTGTTTTTGTGAGATGATGTCTGCCAAAATAACATAAATAAACCCAAATGCAATGCCAAGCGATGCGATATTGACAAGCGTCAAAAGATGATTACGCCCAAGCAAAGTCATGCTTAAACACAATAAGGTTAGCATGGTAATGATAAGCGGGTTTGGCTTTTGCTCGTGAAAGCCATGAAATAAAAACGTTGGCAGTACACGCTGCTCGTTCATGGATTCAACCAATGACAAAGCGGATAACAAAAAGCCATTAATACCGCTGATAATAGAACACGCCATAGCAAGCGTCAAAATCGCCATACCTGCCGACCCAAGTTGCTCACGCACGCCTGCACCTGTCGCCCATGACAGCTCTTTGATAGCGGCATAATCAAAATTAACATTTAAGGCAGTAAAATAATTAACAAGCAAATAACACACAAGCCCAGAAAAAATAGACAAGTAGATGATGTGTGTGCTTTGCTTTTTAGATGTGGCAATATTTTTGGCGATGTTTGGCGTGGTTTCAAAGCCGACATACGCCCAAGGCACAATAGCAAGTATAGCAAGCCACGAGCCACTGTCAAACGCCCCTAATTCTGATTTAAGGGGTGGTAAATAGGCATGGGGAGCGACCCAAAGCGAGCCAACACTTAAGACAATAATCGCTCCAACCATCAAAAAGGCAATGATAAGCTGCACCAAAGCCCCATGCTTAATGCCTTTGCTATTTATCCATGCACACGCCACAAGCACGAAAGATGAGATGATAAGCTCACTGCCAAACATTTGCCAATCGTTGATACGGTACAAAGGCAGCCATTGCCAATCAGCAGGCAAATGATTACGAAGCAGTAACGTGATGGCAGACGTGTTTAACGCCACAATCGCCAAATAACCCGCCAGCACGCAAAAGCCATAAATCATGGCATGCCTGTCGCCCAAATAATGACGCACCCAAAACACACCCCCTTGTTCATCGCTGTGCAGCTTCATTAAATTCATATAACAGCGAGCCACCAACGTAATGAGCAATGTACCAAACACAAACGCCACCGCCGACCCAAGTAGCGTGCTTTTGACCAAAAATAAATCGCTTGGCATGACAAATACACCCCACCCAATCATCGCCCCAACACTTACGGCGATGGCTTGAATGGGTGAGATTTGGCGGTTGTTATTGGCGGTCATGGGCGTATTTAATCTGCTTTAAAATATGGCACGTCGCCATTTACAGTGGCACGGTGCATGATACGATGAGCATTGCCATAATCAAATAACGCCTTATGCTGAGTGATACGATTATCCCAAATGGCAACATCGCCTGCTTGCCACTGCCAACGCAAACTAAACTTATCTTGGATGCTGTGAGCAAACAGTTTATCGAGCAATTCACGGCTTTCATTTTTTTCCATGCCGTCAATATGACTGGTAAAACCTTCACTCACAAACAATCCTTGTCGTCCACTTTCTGGATGAGTGCGGATAACAGGGTGGATAACAGACGGATTGTCTTTGATAATTTGCTCAAGTTTTGCAATGTCTTTGGCAGTTTGCCCAAAGCGTTCTTTGGGAAATGACAGACGAATGTCATGCACAGCGTTTAGACTTTGTAACTTGGCTTTGGTGTCGTCATCAAGGTCATCATAGGCAGCAGATAGGCTTGCCCATAGGGTATCGCCGCCTTTTTCTGGGACTTTTATGGCGTGTAGCACACAGCCTAAAGGTGGCGTTTGGCTAAAAGTTACGTCCGTGTGCCACAACTCATTATCACGCAAATCGGTCTGATGACTGTCTAGCACGATAATCTCAGGCACATCAAGGATATGCGGGAAAATCGGGTGAATATGCAGTGAGCCAAAGCCTTTGGCAAGGGCTACTTGCTTACTTGGCGTCAGATTCTGCTTACGAAAAAAGATAACTTGATAATCAAGCAAGGCTTGTTTAATCATGTCAAATTCTTGTTCATGAATATCGCTTAAATCAATACCATCAATGACAGCACCGATAGCGGGTTTAATGGGAGTAATGGTAATAGACATAGTACACCTACCGATAAGTAACGAGTGATAGTCATGCACTATACTAAAAGCGTTGGGGCTTACAAAATACCAAATAGCGTTATTGATATGCGATTTTGGCATTTTAAAACGTTGGTCAAACATTTTATGATAACTAACCAAAGGCGTGTTAAATCTTTATAACACGCTTTAGATTTATCAATCAGTTAAAGGTAGTTGACTGTTTTTTGCATTAAAAGCCAAATCTTGTTTTTTGCTATCAAAGCTTTTGCAGATATCTTAATACTATCTGCAAGTTTTAAAAACCAGCGACTTTTTTTATTTTTAAGTGCAAATATGAAAGTTTAGCACGCCCACCAACAGCCAAAAGAGATAATATGTATCAATACAGCCATGCCGACACCGATTTGGTGTATGAACGTGTTGCCCAGTATCGCCATCAGACAAAGCGATATTTGGCAGGCAAACTTTCAGAAGAAGAGTTTTTACCCCTAAGATTACAAAACGGCTTATATGTCCAACGCCACGCCCCCATGCTACGCATCGCCATTCCTTATGGACTGCTATCAGCCAAGCAGCTGCACGCCCTAGCTGATATTGCCACAAACTTTGATAAAGGTTACGCCCACTTTACCACACGCACCAATGTGCAGTTAAATTGGGTGAATATTGGTGACGTGCCTGATATTTTGGCAGCACTTGCCGATGTGCAAATGCACGCTATTCAAACATCAGGCAACTGCATTCGTAACACCACCACCGACCCTTATGCAGGTATTTGTGCCGATGAAGTTGCCGACCCACGCCCTTATTGCGAAATCATCCGCCAATGGAGCAGTTTTCACCCAGAA encodes:
- a CDS encoding ABC transporter ATP-binding protein; the protein is MTNARPIALDLQDIHKNYGSLEVLKGVSLTAHDGDVISILGSSGSGKSTLLRCINLLEKPSRGRIIVGNEELMLKPKNGELVAASPKQLETLRSQIGFVFQNFNLWPHKNILQNIIEGPTQVLGINKAEAIEDAKRLLDKVGLLDKQNAYPDNLSGGQRQRVAIARSLAMRPQVLLFDEPTSALDPELVNEVLSVMRELADEGRTMLIVTHEMRFAREVSNKVVFLHQGRIEEIGTPEEVFDNPKSERVREFMASHR
- a CDS encoding transporter substrate-binding domain-containing protein; its protein translation is MSTLKSLVLGTAVFAATTLTACNKPAEQVATTDANSEQKTLRIATEAAYPPFNDTTADGQIVGFDVDVINAVCEEMKTKCEIVAQDWDGLIPGLLANKYDAIIAGMSITEERLQQVDFSDPYFSNTIVWLAKNDGSFDPNHITNSVLGGQRSTTGADYITEKYDGKDGNRVQLYDTYTNAYLDMKAGRNVAVMAEKVSAADWLKQNSDGFGLVGEELDNGDNLGIAVRKGDPLKDEINAALAKIKQSGKLAELETANFNK
- a CDS encoding transporter substrate-binding domain-containing protein, producing MKIKLLTTVLTAGILTACGSDKSNEQTTAAADAERVVHIATESSFKPFSYLDNQGNLVGLEIDLANALCDEMKVQCEISSQDWDGLIPGLTANKFDAIMAGMSVTKERAEVVDFSDSYFDNSIVLLGKKGVDMDANHLEGKTVAAQLATVSSDWVAANQPAATLKTYGQQENAYLDLSAGRADAMMSDIVPALDWLTTDAGKDFEIKGNAIDIGDTVAIALRKNDPLKDEFNAALATLKTNGKYNEIVNKYLDLSALEAAKEH
- a CDS encoding DUF1653 domain-containing protein; amino-acid sequence: MNNANLKTGIYRHYKGKEYQVLHIAHHSKTKEMLVVYRALYGERGVWVRPLAMFCEMVNINGQDVPRFKLIKELSC
- the tyrS gene encoding tyrosine--tRNA ligase — translated: MSNFLSPTEQLKLLKRGVVDIYSEDDLIKKLQENRPLRIKLGMDPTAPDLHLGHTVVLNKLRHFQDLGHEVLFLIGDYTARIGDPTGKNTTRPPLSEADVKHNAQTYASQVFKILDKDKTKIMFNSDWFGQMSAGDMIALASQLTVSRMLERDDFSKRYNSQTPIAIHEFLYPLVQGYDSIAMDSDVEIGGTDQTFNVLMGRTLQSRYGKQPQVCLTMPLLEGLDGVNKMSKSLGNYIGIAEPAGVMYQKILSMPDTLIARYFELLSFKPMNEVNDLLDEMAQGRNPQELKRILALELIERFHDKDSADNAHKSAGNRLADGELPIDLPEVTLSLNGADKLFITQILNQASLAKNSAQAKDMLSRGAVKVDGEVVVAGFALEQGQTVVIQAGKKAYARVSVVN
- the gshA gene encoding glutamate--cysteine ligase, with the protein product MTVTNTTLPTWFTSNLVAGMQRGIEKEGLRMQPDGHSAKTFHPARLGSKLTHPFITTDYSENLLELITEPKDTIKDALDMLRQLHVLVHRSLENDEMMWPLSMPCMLSDDDEDIPLANYGTSNIGRLKTLYRSGLGVRYGRKMQTIAGLHYNLSIGDDLFSEWMKAENRTDLTEFKNEKYLSLIRNFKRLTPLVLYLLGASPSVCGCFLTGRKHDLIPLTKDSCTTFYKPYATSLRMGKLGYTNSVQEDLDIRYNELGEYIKGLRRAIDTPFADFSKIGVDDKDGQPIQINDHILQIENEFYSPIRPKQVTKSGETPTQALDKRGIAYVEFRAIDLDPYSDIGITTETACFLEILALYCLFSESPELLPDEEKRLADNVEIVVNHGRSPDATIYTTTGNTKLSTWIEERLIQMQPIADKFDEYHGGNTYRTALTLMQGKANNANLTLSAQIESDSRRLGSTWKLGQELAKKHQNELLAHAISVEDTLKFYELAVQSFAEQQRLEREETQSFDEFFRQYR
- a CDS encoding disulfide bond formation protein B; the protein is MPKKLTFQTLCACLFIMSVVATLVAIFYFQKHLGLDPCPLCIFQRIGVWIMGAFAFIGMLINPKKVWAKLSVWLGMMIGVLWGIGVAARHVWLQHLPADQVPACGPGLNYWVETLPILQVFEQVLKGSGECAVIDWQLLGISIPEMTLAMFGVFGVVLIMGLKVLKR
- a CDS encoding acyl-CoA thioesterase, whose translation is MSQHHQLQMSVLMTPEYANFTGNVHGGDILKLLDQVAYACASRYSGKYVVTLSVDKVVFCQPIHVGELVTFSASVNYTGRISMEVGVRVESQNIQTGKIRHTNSCYFTMVAVDEKGCSTPVPALKLITDEQKKRHQDALKRKEIRLQDTSGTCKN
- a CDS encoding APC family permease, translating into MTANNNRQISPIQAIAVSVGAMIGWGVFVMPSDLFLVKSTLLGSAVAFVFGTLLITLVARCYMNLMKLHSDEQGGVFWVRHYLGDRHAMIYGFCVLAGYLAIVALNTSAITLLLRNHLPADWQWLPLYRINDWQMFGSELIISSFVLVACAWINSKGIKHGALVQLIIAFLMVGAIIVLSVGSLWVAPHAYLPPLKSELGAFDSGSWLAILAIVPWAYVGFETTPNIAKNIATSKKQSTHIIYLSIFSGLVCYLLVNYFTALNVNFDYAAIKELSWATGAGVREQLGSAGMAILTLAMACSIISGINGFLLSALSLVESMNEQRVLPTFLFHGFHEQKPNPLIITMLTLLCLSMTLLGRNHLLTLVNIASLGIAFGFIYVILADIISQKQHKKRLRLSSCLALVVGAWFVWLVF
- the tauD gene encoding taurine dioxygenase; translation: MSITITPIKPAIGAVIDGIDLSDIHEQEFDMIKQALLDYQVIFFRKQNLTPSKQVALAKGFGSLHIHPIFPHILDVPEIIVLDSHQTDLRDNELWHTDVTFSQTPPLGCVLHAIKVPEKGGDTLWASLSAAYDDLDDDTKAKLQSLNAVHDIRLSFPKERFGQTAKDIAKLEQIIKDNPSVIHPVIRTHPESGRQGLFVSEGFTSHIDGMEKNESRELLDKLFAHSIQDKFSLRWQWQAGDVAIWDNRITQHKALFDYGNAHRIMHRATVNGDVPYFKAD